In Bradyrhizobium sp. G127, one genomic interval encodes:
- a CDS encoding XRE family transcriptional regulator, which yields MMDVRPLRTEQDYEWALREVARYFESQPAPGSEDGDRFEVLATLLKDYEATHIPMPGADPVDVLHFAIESMGKTQAELSKLIGRNRASEILNRVRPLTLDMIRTISAEWKIPFEALAAPYDLARESA from the coding sequence ATGATGGATGTCAGGCCGCTCCGCACCGAGCAGGACTACGAATGGGCTCTTCGCGAGGTTGCGCGTTATTTTGAAAGTCAGCCCGCGCCGGGGAGCGAGGATGGCGATCGTTTCGAGGTTCTGGCGACCCTGCTCAAGGACTACGAAGCCACGCATATCCCGATGCCCGGCGCCGATCCGGTCGACGTGCTTCACTTCGCCATCGAGTCGATGGGTAAAACCCAGGCTGAGCTGTCGAAACTGATCGGCCGTAACCGCGCTTCTGAAATCCTGAACCGCGTTCGACCTCTGACACTCGATATGATCCGCACCATCAGCGCGGAATGGAAAATTCCGTTCGAAGCGTTGGCCGCGCCCTACGACCTCGCGCGCGAAAGCGCATAG